The Bacteroidota bacterium genome has a segment encoding these proteins:
- a CDS encoding aldo/keto reductase: MEQRELGTSGLLVSAMGLGCMGMSHGYGPPRDRQEMISLIRSAVERGITFFDTAEAYGPFANEELVGEALLPFRGRVVVATKFGFKFDSGGGQSGLDSRPGHIRQAVELSLKRLKVDAIDLLYQHRVDPNVPIEEVAGAVKQLIQEGKVKHFGLSEAGVQTVRRAHAVQPVTALQSEYSLWWRKPEPEMIPALEKLGIGFVPFSPLGRGFLTGKITENTSFDSSDFRNKIPRFAPENRKANQVLVDLLSDIARRKNSTPGQIALAWLLAQKPWIVPIPGTTKLSRLEENIGGAAVNLTPGDLEEIESAASTIEVQGARYPEELERKTGL; the protein is encoded by the coding sequence ATGGAACAGCGTGAACTGGGAACAAGCGGCCTGCTGGTTTCCGCAATGGGGCTCGGCTGCATGGGAATGAGCCACGGCTACGGCCCGCCCCGAGACAGGCAGGAAATGATCTCGCTCATCCGGTCGGCCGTGGAGCGAGGCATAACATTCTTCGATACCGCTGAGGCGTACGGCCCCTTCGCGAACGAAGAACTTGTGGGTGAAGCGCTACTCCCCTTCCGCGGACGCGTCGTGGTCGCGACCAAATTCGGTTTCAAGTTTGATTCCGGGGGAGGGCAGTCGGGATTGGACAGCCGGCCCGGGCATATCAGGCAGGCCGTGGAGCTCTCGCTCAAACGGCTCAAGGTTGATGCCATCGATCTGCTCTATCAGCACCGGGTCGACCCGAACGTGCCGATCGAAGAAGTCGCAGGAGCGGTGAAGCAACTGATCCAGGAAGGAAAGGTGAAACACTTCGGACTTTCTGAAGCGGGTGTTCAAACGGTCCGGAGGGCGCACGCGGTCCAGCCGGTCACCGCGCTCCAGAGCGAGTACTCGTTATGGTGGAGAAAGCCCGAACCGGAGATGATCCCCGCACTGGAAAAACTGGGAATCGGCTTCGTCCCGTTCAGCCCTCTGGGCAGAGGTTTTCTCACGGGGAAGATCACCGAAAACACTTCGTTCGACAGCTCTGATTTTCGCAACAAGATTCCCCGTTTTGCGCCTGAAAACCGGAAGGCGAATCAGGTTCTGGTCGATCTTCTCAGCGATATTGCACGCCGGAAGAATTCGACTCCCGGACAAATTGCGTTGGCCTGGCTCCTCGCTCAAAAGCCGTGGATTGTCCCGATCCCGGGAACGACGAAGCTGAGCCGTTTGGAGGAGAACATCGGAGGCGCCGCCGTCAACCTGACCCCGGGTGATCTCGAGGAGATCGAAAGTGCCGCGTCAACGATCGAGGTGCAAGGGGCCCGCTATCCGGAGGAACTGGAACGGAAAACGGGTCTCTGA